One Streptomyces sp. V4I8 genomic window carries:
- a CDS encoding amino acid adenylation domain-containing protein — MTATTGAAGASMAERFSALSGEQRVRLMRRLVESGQSGLIPAVVPPRDGDGPVRLSPAQEDLWVYESLYPGTPALNLCCAYHFDETVEPVDPDRLETALTLVRGQHDILRARIGGEPGALTVAFPTEERFRLEREDLRGTGTTIAEAFETFRRRPFDLAGGPLMRARFVTVDERRTTLMLSLHHVIADWWSFDVLQAEFAEVHRALRAGTAPAPARPRVQYADFASWQGELAESGVFEARLDFWRRYLAEPPGPLAVPGAGNGLAEGIAQIPFKVDAATAQAVRALARERGASVYVVLMAAFAVLAHRLTGADDLVLGTPTANRAAKGLERVIGYVMNAIPTRWRIRPGDSFADVLARFASDFPELMANADVPVGRIVSAVAPDRSAGRSPLFQWVFMHLTQQRSVAALREFSEPERIHTGGEHDLVGIVRDADDGTMDGSFEIRTALFGAEAVRHWTEAYLELLRRFTADPEVPLADVGLVPEAGRRRLAELASGGPAPEPLALPDLVARQAARTPDAAALEATALTLTYAELTDRVDQLATVFAEHGAGPGRVVALALGRTAAMVAALLAVQRTGAAYVPIDPDHPAERVSLALADAGPVLLVVGELGVPAETNLPTITLNASLELPRNGVDRQPRDGGRSRPYGGSRTSMTAPRPCEALAPAYVIYTSGSTGRPKGVVVPHTGLAALAQGLVDTLTLTPNARVLHLGSPAFDISVAEMCMAFGSGGTLVVPPEGPLAGQELGDVLTGLRISAALVPPSVLATVPAGEYPELRSLAVGAEACPPELVARWAVGGRRFHNAYGPTEFTVGATVSGPLTGDGTAPPIGAPLPGTRAYVLDARLRPVPPGVCGELYLAGPGVAYGYLGRPGQTAERFVADPYGAPGERMYRTGDLARRRDDGQLEYLGRSDDQVKIRGHRIEPGEIAAVLTGHPAVERAVAVVREDRPGRPRLVAYVVVDGEDVPVPEALLAYAAGRLPAAMVPTDVVVLDALPLTPGGKLDRAALPAPGGRPSGSGRTPEGAREVALCALFEEVLGVERVGADDDFFRLGGDSIMAIQLAGRASGAGLGITPRDVFTARTPAALALTARQATDGGLGEDSGTGRFPLTPVMRWWREQGGDAAAFTQSMVFPVPSGVGPQRVEAAVRGLVERHGVLRMRLVGGELEVPEAVPDVVVERVAVAVGADPREMADELAASVRLDPEQGEMLRATWLGPGAERPGLLLLTVHHLAVDGVSWRLLGPELAAGLAGQRLPRSPGTSFARWARLLAREAVRPEAVDVEYSWWERALSGPEARIAGGRGAGAPRAVLTVELTPEVTEAALSEVTAAFHCGADAVLLTALAAAAVRRRGQGTGLLVHLEGHGREGLSWPADVSTTVGWFTTQYPVRLDAGTALGPDFWQPARDAAGEALKQVKEQLRAVPAAGLGWGLLRYLNPDTAPKLTALPVPDLRFNYLGRFSGGDTADGELLGMAAEALPLGHAVEVDALVVERDGGRLCLSAGFSYARGVLGEDEVRELARLWCEAVEVLVAHARRDGTGGHTSSDFPLVDLSSEQLALLEGELEFGLEFGLDDEDYEYDEEDDAYKGRHKEGGV, encoded by the coding sequence GTGACGGCGACAACGGGGGCGGCCGGCGCGTCGATGGCCGAGCGGTTCAGCGCGCTCAGCGGCGAGCAGCGCGTGCGGCTGATGCGGCGCCTGGTGGAGTCCGGGCAGTCGGGGCTGATCCCGGCGGTCGTGCCGCCGCGCGACGGGGACGGGCCGGTGCGGCTCAGCCCGGCACAGGAGGACCTGTGGGTGTACGAGTCGCTGTATCCGGGCACCCCGGCGCTCAACCTGTGCTGTGCCTACCACTTCGACGAGACGGTCGAGCCGGTCGACCCGGACCGCCTGGAGACGGCGCTGACCCTGGTCCGGGGACAGCACGACATCCTGCGCGCCCGCATCGGCGGCGAACCGGGCGCGCTCACCGTCGCCTTCCCGACGGAGGAGCGCTTCCGGCTGGAGCGGGAGGACCTGCGCGGCACCGGCACCACCATCGCCGAGGCCTTCGAGACGTTCCGCCGCCGCCCCTTCGACCTGGCGGGCGGGCCCCTGATGCGCGCCCGGTTCGTCACGGTCGACGAGCGGCGGACCACCCTGATGCTGAGCCTGCACCACGTCATCGCCGACTGGTGGTCCTTCGACGTGCTGCAAGCCGAGTTCGCCGAGGTCCACCGCGCGTTGCGCGCCGGTACCGCCCCGGCACCGGCCCGCCCCCGCGTCCAGTACGCCGACTTCGCCTCCTGGCAGGGCGAGTTGGCGGAGTCGGGTGTCTTCGAGGCGCGGCTGGACTTCTGGCGCCGCTATCTCGCCGAGCCACCGGGGCCGCTCGCCGTGCCGGGCGCCGGGAACGGGCTCGCGGAGGGCATCGCGCAGATCCCGTTCAAGGTGGACGCCGCGACCGCGCAGGCCGTACGGGCGCTGGCCCGGGAGCGCGGCGCCTCCGTCTACGTCGTCCTGATGGCGGCCTTCGCGGTCCTCGCGCACCGCCTCACCGGCGCGGACGACCTGGTGCTCGGCACCCCGACCGCCAACCGGGCCGCCAAGGGCCTGGAGCGGGTCATCGGGTACGTCATGAACGCCATCCCGACCCGCTGGCGGATCCGCCCCGGGGACTCCTTCGCCGACGTACTGGCCCGGTTCGCCTCGGACTTCCCCGAGCTGATGGCCAACGCGGACGTGCCCGTGGGCCGGATCGTCTCGGCGGTCGCACCCGACCGCAGCGCCGGGCGCTCCCCGCTGTTCCAGTGGGTGTTCATGCACCTCACCCAGCAGCGGAGCGTGGCCGCGCTGCGGGAGTTCAGCGAGCCCGAGCGCATCCACACCGGTGGCGAGCACGACCTCGTCGGCATCGTCCGGGACGCCGACGACGGCACGATGGACGGCAGTTTCGAGATCCGTACGGCCCTCTTCGGCGCGGAGGCCGTGCGGCACTGGACGGAGGCCTACCTGGAGCTGCTGCGCCGCTTCACGGCCGACCCGGAGGTGCCGCTCGCCGACGTCGGGCTCGTGCCGGAGGCCGGCCGGCGCCGCCTCGCGGAGCTCGCGTCCGGCGGGCCCGCCCCCGAGCCGCTGGCCCTGCCCGACCTGGTGGCCCGGCAGGCGGCCCGCACGCCTGACGCGGCGGCACTGGAGGCCACGGCGCTGACGCTGACCTACGCCGAACTGACCGACCGGGTCGATCAGTTGGCCACCGTGTTCGCCGAGCACGGCGCGGGGCCCGGACGCGTCGTCGCCCTCGCCCTGGGGCGTACGGCCGCCATGGTGGCGGCGCTGCTGGCGGTGCAGCGCACGGGTGCCGCGTACGTGCCGATCGACCCTGACCATCCGGCGGAGCGGGTTTCGCTCGCGCTGGCGGACGCGGGGCCGGTGTTGTTGGTCGTGGGTGAGCTGGGGGTGCCGGCCGAAACGAATCTGCCGACGATAACGCTGAACGCTTCGCTGGAATTGCCACGGAATGGCGTGGATCGTCAGCCGCGCGATGGTGGCCGGTCGCGCCCATACGGCGGTAGCCGCACATCGATGACAGCCCCGCGCCCCTGCGAGGCGCTGGCCCCCGCCTACGTGATCTACACCTCGGGCTCCACCGGGCGTCCGAAAGGCGTCGTCGTCCCCCACACCGGACTGGCCGCCCTCGCGCAGGGCCTCGTGGACACCCTGACGCTGACCCCGAACGCCAGAGTCCTGCACCTCGGCTCGCCCGCATTCGACATCTCCGTGGCCGAGATGTGCATGGCATTCGGCTCGGGCGGGACGCTGGTCGTACCACCGGAAGGGCCGCTCGCCGGACAGGAGCTGGGCGATGTGCTGACCGGGCTGCGCATCAGTGCCGCGTTGGTGCCGCCGTCCGTGCTGGCGACCGTCCCCGCCGGGGAGTACCCCGAGCTGCGGTCGCTGGCCGTCGGCGCCGAGGCGTGCCCGCCGGAGCTGGTGGCCCGCTGGGCCGTCGGCGGGCGCCGGTTCCACAACGCGTACGGGCCGACCGAGTTCACCGTCGGCGCCACCGTCTCCGGCCCGCTGACCGGCGACGGCACGGCCCCGCCCATCGGCGCCCCGCTGCCGGGCACGCGCGCGTACGTCCTCGACGCACGGCTGCGGCCGGTGCCGCCGGGGGTGTGCGGGGAGCTGTATCTGGCGGGGCCTGGAGTGGCGTACGGCTATCTGGGCCGGCCGGGGCAGACCGCCGAGCGGTTCGTCGCCGACCCGTACGGGGCGCCCGGTGAGCGCATGTACCGCACCGGGGACCTGGCCCGGCGCCGGGACGACGGGCAGCTGGAGTACCTGGGCCGGTCCGACGACCAGGTGAAGATCCGCGGCCATCGCATCGAGCCGGGCGAGATCGCGGCCGTCCTCACCGGGCATCCCGCGGTGGAGCGGGCGGTGGCCGTCGTCCGGGAGGACCGCCCGGGCAGGCCTCGGCTCGTCGCGTACGTCGTGGTCGACGGCGAGGACGTCCCGGTCCCGGAGGCGCTGCTGGCGTACGCCGCCGGGCGGTTGCCCGCCGCGATGGTGCCGACCGACGTGGTGGTGCTGGACGCGCTGCCGCTGACGCCGGGCGGCAAGCTGGACCGGGCGGCCCTGCCCGCGCCCGGAGGCCGGCCGAGCGGCTCGGGGCGGACCCCGGAGGGCGCCCGCGAAGTCGCCCTGTGCGCTCTGTTCGAGGAGGTGCTGGGTGTCGAACGGGTCGGTGCCGACGACGACTTCTTCCGGCTGGGCGGCGACAGCATCATGGCGATCCAGCTGGCGGGACGGGCGTCGGGGGCGGGGCTCGGCATCACGCCGCGTGACGTCTTCACGGCGCGTACGCCTGCCGCGCTCGCGCTGACCGCGCGGCAGGCGACGGACGGCGGCCTCGGGGAGGACTCCGGCACGGGGCGCTTCCCGCTCACGCCGGTCATGCGCTGGTGGCGCGAACAGGGCGGGGACGCGGCGGCGTTCACGCAGTCGATGGTGTTTCCGGTGCCGTCGGGCGTGGGTCCGCAGCGCGTCGAGGCGGCCGTGCGGGGGCTGGTCGAGCGGCACGGGGTGCTGCGGATGCGGCTGGTGGGCGGGGAGCTGGAGGTTCCCGAGGCCGTGCCCGACGTGGTCGTCGAGCGCGTCGCGGTGGCCGTCGGTGCCGATCCGCGGGAGATGGCCGACGAGTTGGCGGCCTCGGTGCGGCTCGACCCGGAGCAGGGCGAGATGCTGCGGGCCACCTGGCTCGGCCCGGGCGCCGAGCGGCCGGGGCTGCTGTTGCTGACGGTTCACCATCTCGCGGTGGACGGGGTGTCCTGGCGGCTGCTGGGTCCCGAGCTGGCGGCCGGGCTTGCCGGGCAGCGGCTGCCGCGGTCCCCGGGTACGTCCTTCGCGCGCTGGGCGCGGCTGCTGGCGCGGGAGGCGGTGCGGCCCGAGGCGGTGGACGTGGAGTACTCCTGGTGGGAGCGGGCGCTGAGCGGCCCGGAGGCGCGGATCGCGGGCGGGCGGGGCGCCGGTGCGCCGCGCGCCGTGCTCACCGTCGAGCTGACGCCCGAGGTCACCGAGGCGGCGCTGTCGGAGGTGACGGCGGCCTTCCACTGCGGTGCGGACGCGGTGCTGCTGACGGCCCTGGCCGCGGCGGCGGTACGGCGACGCGGCCAGGGCACCGGACTCCTGGTCCATCTGGAGGGGCACGGCCGAGAGGGGCTCTCCTGGCCGGCCGATGTCTCCACCACCGTGGGCTGGTTCACCACCCAGTACCCGGTCCGGCTGGACGCCGGCACCGCTCTCGGCCCGGACTTCTGGCAGCCCGCGCGGGACGCGGCCGGCGAGGCCCTCAAGCAGGTCAAGGAGCAACTGCGGGCGGTCCCGGCGGCCGGTCTCGGCTGGGGCCTGCTGCGGTACCTCAACCCGGACACGGCCCCGAAGCTGACCGCCCTGCCCGTGCCCGACCTGCGCTTCAACTATCTGGGCCGGTTCTCCGGCGGTGACACGGCCGACGGCGAGCTGCTCGGCATGGCCGCGGAGGCGCTGCCGCTCGGGCACGCCGTGGAGGTGGACGCGCTCGTCGTGGAGCGGGACGGCGGGCGGCTGTGCCTGAGCGCCGGGTTCTCGTACGCGCGCGGGGTGCTCGGCGAGGACGAGGTGCGGGAGCTGGCCCGGCTGTGGTGCGAGGCGGTCGAGGTGCTGGTCGCGCACGCCCGCCGGGACGGCACGGGTGGCCACACCAGCTCCGACTTCCCGCTGGTCGACCTGTCGTCCGAGCAACTCGCCCTGCTGGAGGGCGAGTTGGAATTCGGCTTGGAGTTCGGCTTGGACGACGAGGACTACGAGTACGACGAAGAGGACGACGCGTACAAAGGCAGGCACAAAGAGGGGGGCGTCTGA
- a CDS encoding MbtH family protein, which translates to MTTNPFEDENGTYLVLANARGQFSLWPEGITVPDGWDVALTASSRADCLAFVESRWTDICPARTGVDA; encoded by the coding sequence ATGACCACCAATCCGTTCGAGGACGAGAACGGGACCTATCTCGTACTCGCCAACGCCCGGGGCCAGTTCTCCCTGTGGCCCGAGGGGATCACCGTGCCGGACGGGTGGGACGTGGCGCTGACCGCGAGCAGCCGCGCCGACTGCCTCGCCTTCGTCGAGAGTCGCTGGACGGACATATGTCCCGCTCGCACGGGCGTAGATGCCTGA
- a CDS encoding amino acid adenylation domain-containing protein: protein MGTTGALHGVHELFEEQARRTPAATALVDGDERLTYGELDARADRLAGLLRRRGVRPGALVGVHLERSAGMVVALLGSLKAGAGHVMLDPDFPAERLRGMAADAGVTVVVSRRGTRPALVGAESIAVEDAEHAEPLRRGTVPVRPRDPACVMFTSGSTGRPKGIVASHAAITGTLTGQDFASFGAGAVWLQSSPVSWDAFAMELWGPLLGGGTCVLHPGQRPDPVVIADLVDRHAVTSLYLSASLFHVVVDEYPRALDGVRELIVGGEPLSPAHAARALERHPALRLSNGYGPVEGMVFLTVHPVTAEEVRDGRPVPIGRPLAGKRLRVLDERLRPVADGETGELYAAGAGVALGYCGRPELTAERFVADPYGPAGERMYRTGDLVRRRAADGVLEYLGRADGQVKIRGFRVEPGEVETVLARHPGVVRAAVVARPDAVGEKRLIAYVVPRDGRQQRPSERELRDHAARVLADYLVPAAFVLLDALPLTPNGKLDRAALPEPGPVTGSPAAAAARRPSGAVEAALCGLFSDVLGVASVGPEDDFFALGGNSLMVARLLGRIQLTLGARVGVRTLFECRTPAALVPHVEKADQADRESTAAKGERAGVPAPPSHDGALPLSYAQRRLWFLDRVDAGTAYTLPVLVPLRGEVDAEALRAALGDVAARQTVLRTVFEERDGEPGQRVLDGSDARPRLRQVEVGSGELARAVAEAARHRFDLAAELPLHAVLFHVRDRPGEQALLLVLHHIAGDGWSLPPLFRDLSRAYAARVPGSDPELAPLPVPYAEFARRQQERLGSADDPESLATTQLAFWHKALADLPAGGPLLPRRAGRPAVPGRDAATVVRRLAADAHARIVEAARAEGATLFMALHAALAAVLVRAGAGEDLAVGSPIAGRGHDGTVEDVVGFFVNMLVLRSDASGDPTARQFLARTRETALGAFAHQDVPFEEVVDALNPVRPPGRQPFTEVVLALQNNARAEVDLPGAESGVEPLRTGTARFELLVDVTDEHGPAGAPDGMTLVFEYRTSCLEPEFVGWLADAVVEALRAAAAEPDVPLSRLPLPAPPRRADPALDAVLAPARTPDTPGRAPAGFALHREIAAVWSDVLGVEDIDPHDDFFQLGGNSLRAVRVAARLTGAGRTVTAAQLFTSPTVAALAAELERAPAEAPAAAPIRRRPRVPRQPGRDGRTDTSQKEVPWT from the coding sequence ATGGGGACGACGGGGGCGTTGCACGGTGTGCATGAACTCTTCGAGGAACAGGCCCGGCGGACACCGGCGGCGACCGCGCTGGTGGACGGCGACGAGCGGCTGACCTACGGCGAACTGGACGCACGCGCGGACCGGTTGGCCGGGCTGCTACGACGGCGCGGGGTGCGGCCGGGGGCCCTGGTGGGCGTCCACCTGGAGCGGTCCGCCGGGATGGTGGTCGCCCTGCTCGGCTCGCTCAAGGCCGGTGCGGGCCATGTGATGCTCGACCCGGACTTTCCGGCGGAACGGCTGCGTGGGATGGCCGCCGACGCGGGCGTCACCGTGGTGGTGTCCCGGCGCGGAACCCGACCGGCCCTGGTCGGCGCCGAGTCGATCGCGGTGGAGGACGCCGAGCACGCCGAGCCGCTGCGGCGCGGCACTGTGCCGGTACGGCCGCGGGACCCGGCCTGCGTGATGTTCACCTCCGGCTCCACCGGCCGCCCGAAGGGCATCGTCGCCTCCCATGCCGCGATCACCGGGACGCTGACCGGGCAGGACTTCGCGTCCTTCGGGGCCGGTGCGGTGTGGCTGCAGAGCTCCCCGGTGTCCTGGGACGCGTTCGCGATGGAGCTGTGGGGCCCGCTGCTGGGCGGAGGCACATGCGTACTGCACCCGGGGCAGCGCCCCGACCCGGTGGTGATCGCCGACCTGGTGGACCGGCACGCCGTCACCTCCCTGTATCTCTCCGCCTCCCTCTTCCACGTGGTCGTCGACGAGTACCCGCGGGCCCTCGACGGGGTGCGTGAACTGATCGTCGGAGGCGAGCCGTTGTCGCCCGCGCACGCGGCCCGCGCCCTGGAGCGGCACCCCGCGCTGCGTCTGAGCAACGGCTACGGCCCCGTCGAGGGGATGGTCTTCCTGACCGTCCATCCGGTCACCGCCGAGGAGGTGCGCGACGGCCGGCCCGTGCCGATCGGCCGCCCCCTGGCCGGCAAACGGCTCCGGGTCCTCGACGAGCGGCTGCGGCCAGTCGCGGACGGCGAGACCGGCGAGCTGTACGCCGCCGGGGCGGGTGTCGCCCTCGGCTACTGCGGCCGTCCCGAGCTGACCGCCGAGCGGTTCGTGGCCGACCCGTACGGGCCCGCCGGTGAGCGGATGTACCGCACCGGCGATCTGGTGCGGCGGCGGGCCGCGGACGGGGTGCTGGAATATCTGGGCCGGGCCGACGGCCAGGTCAAGATCCGCGGCTTCCGGGTGGAGCCCGGCGAGGTGGAGACCGTGCTGGCCCGCCATCCGGGTGTCGTCCGGGCCGCCGTCGTGGCCCGTCCCGACGCGGTGGGAGAGAAACGACTGATCGCGTACGTCGTCCCGCGCGATGGGCGTCAACAGCGGCCCTCCGAGCGGGAGTTGCGCGATCACGCCGCTCGTGTGCTGGCCGACTACCTGGTCCCGGCCGCCTTCGTGCTCCTGGACGCGCTGCCCCTCACCCCCAACGGCAAGCTGGACCGCGCCGCCCTGCCGGAGCCCGGCCCGGTCACCGGGTCGCCGGCCGCGGCGGCGGCACGGCGGCCGTCGGGTGCGGTCGAAGCGGCGCTGTGCGGGCTGTTCTCCGACGTGCTGGGGGTGGCGTCGGTCGGCCCCGAGGACGATTTCTTCGCGCTCGGCGGCAACTCGCTGATGGTGGCGCGTCTGCTGGGGCGGATCCAGCTGACGCTGGGTGCCCGGGTCGGCGTACGGACGCTGTTCGAGTGCCGGACACCGGCGGCGCTGGTGCCGCACGTGGAGAAGGCCGACCAGGCGGACCGGGAGAGCACGGCGGCCAAGGGCGAGCGGGCCGGCGTACCCGCACCTCCGTCGCACGACGGTGCGCTTCCCCTCTCGTACGCCCAGCGCCGCCTCTGGTTCCTGGACCGGGTCGACGCGGGGACGGCGTACACCCTGCCGGTGCTGGTGCCGCTGCGCGGCGAGGTCGACGCGGAGGCGCTGCGGGCCGCCCTCGGGGATGTGGCCGCCCGGCAGACGGTGCTGCGTACCGTCTTCGAGGAGCGTGACGGCGAACCGGGGCAGCGGGTGCTGGACGGCTCCGACGCGCGCCCTCGGCTGCGGCAGGTCGAGGTCGGTTCGGGTGAGCTGGCGCGAGCCGTCGCCGAAGCCGCCCGGCACCGCTTCGACCTGGCCGCCGAACTCCCCCTGCACGCCGTGCTGTTCCACGTCCGGGACCGGCCGGGTGAGCAGGCGCTGCTGCTCGTGCTGCACCACATCGCGGGCGACGGCTGGTCCCTGCCGCCGCTCTTCCGGGATCTGTCGCGCGCCTACGCCGCCCGGGTCCCCGGCTCCGACCCGGAACTCGCCCCGCTGCCCGTCCCGTACGCCGAATTCGCCCGCCGTCAGCAGGAGCGGCTCGGCTCGGCCGACGATCCGGAGTCCCTCGCCACCACCCAGCTCGCCTTCTGGCACAAGGCCCTGGCCGATCTGCCGGCCGGGGGCCCCTTGCTCCCCCGGCGCGCCGGGCGACCGGCCGTGCCGGGGCGGGACGCCGCCACCGTCGTACGGCGGCTGGCCGCGGACGCGCACGCGCGGATCGTCGAGGCGGCGCGGGCGGAGGGCGCGACGCTGTTCATGGCGTTGCACGCCGCCCTCGCCGCCGTGCTGGTACGGGCGGGGGCGGGTGAGGATCTCGCGGTCGGCTCGCCGATCGCGGGGCGGGGGCACGACGGGACGGTCGAGGACGTCGTCGGGTTCTTCGTCAACATGCTGGTGCTGCGCAGCGACGCGTCCGGCGATCCCACCGCCCGGCAGTTCCTCGCCCGCACCCGGGAGACGGCGCTGGGCGCCTTCGCCCACCAGGACGTGCCGTTCGAGGAGGTCGTGGACGCGCTCAATCCCGTACGGCCACCGGGGCGGCAGCCGTTCACCGAGGTGGTGCTGGCGTTGCAGAACAACGCCCGGGCCGAGGTGGACCTGCCCGGTGCCGAGTCCGGCGTGGAGCCGCTGCGGACGGGCACGGCGCGGTTCGAGCTGCTGGTCGACGTCACGGACGAGCACGGGCCGGCGGGCGCGCCGGACGGTATGACGCTCGTCTTCGAGTACCGGACGTCGTGTCTGGAGCCGGAGTTCGTGGGGTGGCTGGCGGACGCGGTCGTCGAGGCGCTGCGAGCGGCGGCCGCCGAACCGGACGTACCGCTGTCCCGGCTTCCACTGCCCGCACCGCCCCGGCGGGCGGACCCGGCCCTGGACGCCGTCCTGGCCCCCGCCCGCACCCCCGACACCCCGGGCCGGGCACCGGCGGGCTTCGCCCTGCACCGGGAGATCGCCGCCGTCTGGTCCGACGTCCTCGGCGTCGAGGACATCGACCCGCACGACGACTTCTTCCAGCTCGGCGGCAACTCCCTGCGCGCGGTCCGGGTCGCGGCCCGCCTCACCGGCGCGGGGCGCACGGTGACGGCCGCCCAGCTGTTCACCTCCCCCACGGTCGCCGCCCTCGCCGCCGAGCTGGAGCGGGCACCGGCCGAGGCACCCGCGGCGGCGCCCATCCGGCGGCGGCCGCGCGTCCCCCGGCAGCCCGGCCGCGACGGACGTACCGACACCAGTCAGAAGGAGGTGCCATGGACCTGA
- a CDS encoding MFS transporter yields the protein MADSARSLGDTAQDGGRTGRFDGMGPFMLVWSGQAISLVGNSVLRFAFVFETWSATGRATALTTLSLCAMLPQVLLSPLAGAFVDRIRRRTALQLADGGGLLIVALLSVLHFTGGLHTWEVYGAVMLLGSAAAFQFPALGAAVPLLVDKGQLQRANGLLASAKSTADVGGPALGGLLVAFSGLGFILVADLVSFALALAAVRVVRMRGDTGPAEKPAGGPRKKLTAEAVEGMRFLFRYPSLRDLMLAFCAVNLVMVFGFAAVQPMVLARSGGETAALASVNTAIGVGGVAGGLLMAAWSGPKNRARGMLLGIIGMCLSAQVAMALAGGVVGWCAAILVGAALMPMINGTMQAIVQTKVPQEWHGRVFGAVMFLSQISVPLATAVSGPLADHVFEPQAADGAGIFVVLGPLVGDGPGSGMAAMLLIAGLCGIAVGVLSMTRRTVREIDTLLPDVAGDSPDTAEDSARPGDPGAPEHPDVPDNTDNPDNPGSKELVEG from the coding sequence GTGGCCGATTCGGCGCGCTCGCTGGGCGACACCGCGCAGGACGGGGGAAGGACCGGCCGGTTCGACGGCATGGGTCCCTTCATGCTCGTCTGGAGCGGGCAGGCGATCTCCCTGGTGGGCAATTCCGTTCTGCGGTTCGCCTTCGTATTCGAGACCTGGTCGGCGACCGGCCGGGCCACGGCGCTGACCACGCTGTCGCTGTGCGCGATGCTGCCCCAGGTGCTGCTCAGCCCGCTGGCGGGAGCCTTCGTCGACCGGATCAGGAGGCGTACGGCGCTGCAACTCGCCGACGGAGGCGGGCTGCTGATCGTGGCGCTGCTCAGCGTCCTGCATTTCACCGGCGGGCTGCACACCTGGGAGGTCTACGGGGCCGTCATGCTGCTCGGCTCCGCCGCCGCCTTCCAGTTCCCGGCGCTGGGTGCCGCCGTGCCGTTGCTGGTGGACAAGGGGCAGCTCCAGCGGGCCAACGGCCTGCTGGCGAGCGCCAAGAGCACGGCGGACGTCGGCGGTCCCGCTCTGGGCGGCCTCCTGGTCGCGTTCTCGGGGCTCGGTTTCATCCTGGTCGCCGACCTGGTGAGCTTCGCCCTCGCGCTGGCCGCCGTCCGGGTCGTGCGGATGCGGGGGGACACCGGTCCCGCGGAGAAGCCGGCGGGCGGGCCGCGCAAGAAGCTCACCGCCGAGGCCGTGGAGGGGATGCGGTTCCTCTTCCGGTATCCGAGCCTGCGCGATCTCATGCTGGCGTTCTGCGCGGTCAACCTGGTCATGGTCTTCGGCTTCGCCGCCGTACAGCCCATGGTGCTGGCCCGGTCCGGCGGCGAGACCGCGGCGCTGGCGAGCGTCAACACGGCGATCGGGGTCGGCGGGGTCGCGGGCGGGCTGTTGATGGCGGCGTGGAGCGGGCCGAAGAACCGGGCGCGGGGCATGCTGCTGGGGATCATCGGTATGTGTCTGTCCGCCCAGGTGGCGATGGCGCTCGCGGGCGGGGTGGTCGGCTGGTGCGCGGCCATTCTGGTGGGTGCGGCGCTGATGCCGATGATCAACGGCACGATGCAGGCGATCGTGCAGACCAAGGTTCCTCAGGAGTGGCACGGCCGGGTCTTCGGCGCCGTGATGTTCCTGTCGCAGATCTCCGTCCCGCTGGCGACCGCGGTGTCCGGGCCGCTCGCCGACCATGTCTTCGAACCGCAGGCGGCCGACGGGGCCGGGATCTTCGTGGTGCTGGGGCCGCTCGTGGGCGACGGGCCGGGCAGCGGTATGGCCGCCATGCTGCTGATCGCCGGGCTCTGCGGTATCGCCGTCGGCGTGCTGAGCATGACCCGGCGCACGGTACGGGAGATCGACACGCTGCTGCCCGACGTGGCCGGCGACTCCCCCGACACCGCCGAAGACTCCGCGCGCCCCGGCGATCCCGGGGCCCCGGAGCACCCTGATGTCCCCGACAACACGGACAACCCGGACAATCCCGGGAGCAAAGAACTCGTGGAGGGCTGA
- a CDS encoding MupA/Atu3671 family FMN-dependent luciferase-like monooxygenase has translation MDLSVMFFGADTPAGTTAGGPPRHSEAYDDILTVARTADRLGFHAIWTPERHFQQVGQVFPSPPVLSAALAVATERINIRAGSVILPLHHPLRIAEDWAVVDNLSHGRIGLSAATGWHSADFVLSPGTYEGRRERTLRDIPLLRRLWAGEPAEFTDGTGASVTVLPQPRPVQKTLPLWLTSSGNPATWEAAGSLRTGVLGATVGQSREELAEKIARYRAACAAAPAQGGTDAHGRVTLMAHTFVGADDAEARRLSAVPLKRYLRSYVRQTTANRRADRATAELTAEQTAMLAEFAFHRYLTWGSLLGSAETCRKMLADLRDLGCDEVACFVDFGLGRDEILAGLHRLAELREDVA, from the coding sequence ATGGACCTGAGCGTGATGTTCTTCGGCGCCGACACGCCCGCCGGCACCACGGCCGGGGGCCCACCGCGGCACAGTGAGGCCTACGACGACATCCTCACCGTCGCCCGCACCGCGGACCGGCTCGGCTTCCACGCGATCTGGACGCCGGAGCGGCACTTCCAGCAGGTGGGGCAGGTGTTCCCCAGCCCGCCGGTGCTCAGCGCGGCGCTCGCCGTGGCCACCGAGCGGATCAACATCCGGGCGGGCAGCGTGATCCTGCCGCTGCACCATCCGCTGCGGATCGCGGAGGACTGGGCCGTCGTCGACAACCTCTCGCACGGCCGGATCGGGCTGTCGGCCGCGACGGGCTGGCACTCCGCCGACTTCGTCCTCTCCCCCGGCACCTACGAGGGCCGCCGCGAGCGGACCCTGCGGGACATCCCGCTGCTGCGCCGGCTGTGGGCGGGCGAGCCGGCCGAGTTCACCGACGGCACCGGCGCCTCGGTCACCGTCCTGCCGCAGCCCCGGCCCGTGCAGAAGACCCTGCCGCTGTGGCTCACCAGCTCCGGCAACCCGGCGACCTGGGAGGCCGCCGGAAGCCTGCGCACCGGGGTCCTCGGGGCGACCGTCGGGCAGAGCCGGGAGGAGCTGGCCGAGAAGATCGCCCGCTATCGCGCGGCCTGCGCCGCCGCCCCCGCCCAGGGCGGCACCGACGCGCACGGCCGGGTGACGCTGATGGCGCACACGTTCGTCGGCGCGGACGACGCGGAGGCGCGGCGCCTGAGCGCCGTACCGCTGAAACGGTATCTGCGCTCGTACGTACGGCAGACCACGGCGAACCGCAGGGCCGACCGAGCGACGGCGGAGCTGACCGCGGAACAGACCGCCATGCTCGCCGAGTTCGCCTTCCACCGCTATCTGACCTGGGGCAGTCTGCTCGGCTCCGCCGAGACCTGCCGGAAGATGCTCGCCGACCTGCGCGACCTGGGCTGCGACGAGGTCGCCTGCTTCGTGGACTTCGGGCTCGGCCGCGACGAGATCCTGGCCGGGCTGCACCGGCTGGCCGAGCTGCGGGAGGACGTGGCGTGA